The proteins below are encoded in one region of Archocentrus centrarchus isolate MPI-CPG fArcCen1 chromosome 13, fArcCen1, whole genome shotgun sequence:
- the LOC115790448 gene encoding extracellular calcium-sensing receptor-like: MWSFLQTDLLLLILLCSYFSSALSSSLFTTSCQWQGQFHVNGMHKSGDVILGGLFPVHFFSSIPDLSFTSKPQQPTCHGFYVLGFRLAQTMAFAIDEINRNANCLPNVTLGYIVYDNCVNLGIGFHAALSLASGQEEQIMLDDTCVGNPPVLAIVGDSSSTASIAISNILGLYRVPMVSYFATCSCLSDRQRYPSFFRTIPSDAFQVRAMIQILKHFSWTWVGLLISDDDYGLHAARSLQSELSLSGEGCLAYFEVLPWDKDTDEIRRIVDVMKKSTARVVIVFAHESRMINLMEEVVRQNVTGLQWMASEAWTAAAVLQTPQLMPYLGGTLGIAIRRGEIPGLREFLLQIRPDLHHDKNFVNIMVNQFWEFTFQCRFAPAPAGWVEDGGVLCTGQEDLQNVDSELLDNSNLRPEYNVYKAVYALAYSLDDMLRCKPGRGPFSGNSCATLQTLEPWQLVYYLERVNFTTPFGDQVSFEENGDALPIYDVMNWLWLPDGSTKVQNVGEVKRSAFKDEELILDEDKIFWNFEFKKPPRSVCSESCPPGTHIMRKKGEPECCFDCIPCSEGKITNKSNSLECTSCPEDFWSNPQRNHCVPKKTEFLSYHEPLGICLTATSLLGTLICAVVLGIFIYHRRTPIIRANNSELSFQLLLSLKLCFLCSLLFIGRPRLWTCQLRHAAFGISFVLCVSCVLVKTMVVLAVFKASKPGGGASLKWFGAMQQRGTVLVLTSIQAAICTTWLASSSPVPHKNTQYHNDKIVYECAVGSTVGFAVLLGYIGLLAFLSFLIAFLARNLPDSFNEAKFITFSMLIFCAVWVAFVPAYISSPGNLADAVEVFAILASSFGLLVALLGPKCYIILLRPELNTKKAIMGRGIES; the protein is encoded by the exons ATGTGGTCATTTTTACAAACAGATTTACTCTTGCTCATTTTGCTGTGTTCCTACTTTTCTTCTGCTCTATCCTCTTCTTTGTTTACCACCTCCTGTCAGTGGCAGGGGCAGTTTCATGTAAATGGAATGCACAAGAGTGGGGATGTCATTCTGGGTGGACTGTTTCCAGTCCACTTTTTTTCAAGTATTCCTGATCTGTCTTTTACTTCAAAGCCACAACAGCCTACTTGCCATGG tttttatgTCCTAGGATTTAGGCTTGCACAAACCATGGCCTTTGCTATTGATGAGATCAACAGAAACGCCAACTGTCTGCCAAATGTGACTCTTGGATACATAGTATATGATAACTGTGTCAACCTTGGAATTGGTTTCCATGCCGCATTGTCATTAGCAAGTGGTCAAGAGGAGCAAATTATGTTAGATGATACATGTGTTGGAAATCCTCCAGTCCTAGCAATTGTGGGTGATTCTTCCTCTACAGCTTCTATTGCTATCTCTAACATCTTAGGTTTGTACAGAGTACCTATG GTCAGTTATTTTGCCACATGTTCCTGCCTGAGTGACCGTCAAAGGTATCCATCCTTCTTTAGGACGATCCCAAGtgatgctttccag GTACGTGCTATGATTCAGATTCTAAAACATTTCAGCTGGACTTGGGTAGGTCTGCTCATCAGTGATGATGATTATGGACTTCATGCAGCCAGATCATTACAATCTGAGCTGAGTCTGTCTGGTGAAGGTTGCCTGGCTTACTTTGAGGTTTTGCCTTGGGACAAAGACACAGATGAAATCAGGAGGATTGTGGATGTGATGAAAAAATCCACAGCTCGAGTTGTCATTGTTTTTGCACATGAGAGTCGCATGATAAACCTCATGGAAGAG GTAGTGAGGCAGAATGTAACAGGTCTGCAGTGGATGGCCAGTGAAGCCtggacagcagctgctgtgctgCAAACACCTCAGCTTATGCCATACCTGGGTGGTACACTGGGCATCGCCATTCGTCGAGGAGAAATACCAGGGCTCAGAGAATTCCTGTTACAAATACGTCCTGACCTACATCATGACAAAAACTTTGTAAATATCATG GTAAATCAGTTTTGGGAATTCACATTTCAGTGCAGATTTGCACCAGCTCCAGCAGGCTGGGTGGAAGATGGAGGTGTACTATGTACTGGACAGGAAGATCTACAAAATGTGGACAGTGAGCTTTTGGACAATTCCAACCTCCGGCCTGAGTACAATGTGTACAAAGCTGTGTATGCTCTGGCATATTCCCTGGATGACATGCTGCGGTGCAAGCCAGGAAGAGGGCCTTTCAGTGGGAACAGCTGTGCGACTTTGCAAACACTGGAGCCATGGCAG CTTGTTTATTACTTGGAAAGGGTGAACTTCACCACTCCATTTGGCGATCAAGTGTCATTTGAAGAGAATGGTGATGCATTGCCAATTTATGATGTGATGAACTGGTTGTGGCTCCCTGATGGAAGCACTAAAGTTCAGAATGTGGGTGAGGTTAAGAGGTCAGCTTTCAAAGATGAAGAACTCATACTTGATGAAGACAAAATCTTCTGGAACTTTGAATTCAAGAAG CCACCTCGATCAGTATGCAGTGAGAGCTGTCCTCCTGGTACCCACATAATGAGAAAGAAGGGGGAACCTGAATGCTGTTTTGACTGCATTCCTTGTTCAGAGGGAAAAATCACTAATAAGAGCA ACTCCTTGGAGTGCACCAGTTGTCCGGAGGACTTTTGGTCAAACCCCCAGCGTAACCACTGTGTACCTAAGAAGACAGAGTTCCTCTCCTACCATGAGCCTCTGGGTATCTGTTTGACAGCAACCTCATTGCTGGGCACACTGATATGTGCTGTTGTTCTTGGGATCTTTATTTACCATCGCAGAACACCTATAATACGTGCCAATAATTCAGAACTTAGTTTCCAGTTATTGCTCTCACTTAagttgtgtttcctgtgttcacTGCTGTTCATTGGACGACCCAGGCTCTGGACATGCCAACTCAGGCATGCAGCATTTGGGATCAgctttgtgctttgtgtctcaTGCGTCCTGGTTAAAACCATGGTTGTTCTGGCTGTGTTCAAAGCCTCCAAGCCAGGAGGGGGAGCCAGTCTGAAGTGGTTTGGTGCTATGCAGCAGAGAGGAACAGTTCTGGTTCTTACATCTATTCAGGCAGCCATCTGCACTACCTGGCTTGCCTCATCCTCTCCAGTTCCACATAAAAACACCCAATATCACAATGATAAGATAGTTTATGAGTGTGCAGTTGGGTCCACTGTTGGTTTTGCAGTCTTATTGGGTTATATTGGCCTGCTGGCTTTCCTCAGTTTTCTGATTGCATTCCTGGCAAGAAATCTTCCTGACAGTTTTAATGAGGCCAAGTTCATCACATTCAGCATGCTGATCTTCTGTGCTGTGTGGGTGGCCTTTGTTCCTGCTTATATCAGCTCACCAGGAAATCTTGCAGATGCAGTGGAGGTATTTGCTATCCTGGCCTCAAGTTTTGGCCTTTTGGTCGCATTACTTGGACCCAAATGTTACATAATCCTGTTGAGACCAGAACTGAACACAAAAAAAGCTATTATGGGTCGTGGCATTGAATCATAA
- the LOC115789999 gene encoding extracellular calcium-sensing receptor-like: MPDPVKCKGSIITSELQSSRAMVFAIEEINNSTELLPGIRLGYQIYDSCASVPVGVHVAFQFLNSFDPVFYTGNSCSQSGMVMAVVGDSGSTTSISIGQVISSFNIAQVSHFATCACLSDKQQYPSFLRTIPSDQFQAEALAKLLKHFGWTWIGAVRSDSDYGNNGMASFLEAAQKEGICVEYSVSFYRTHPQSKIQKVADVIRRSTAVVVVVFAAIGDMRILLEELSREPSPPRQWIASESWITCSELTRFRFCAGAIGFGIQTSVIPGLRDFLLNLSFSQVAASEILTEFWEDAFNCTLKTISAADKKVCDGTEDIQNLQNPYTDTSQLRITNMVYKDVYAIAHATHNAVCRGKNDTAKCDKLTKLESKEVLTQLKKVNFSQNGYDVSFDANGDPVAIYELVNWQKSEGGIIDMVTVGMYDASLPVGQELRIDRNITWMEGSTQVPVSVCTGSCPPGTRKVLQKGKPICCYDCMPCPEGEISNTTDSADCLSCHKEFWPNAKRDICIPKPVEFLSFQDTLGIILAIFSVLGACLAIITAAVFFHHRTSPVVRANNSELSFLLLISLTLCFLCSLTFIGAPSEWSCMLRHTAFGITFVLCISCVLGKTIVVLMAFKATLPGTNVMKWFGPPQQRMTVVSFTFIQVLICTIWLVLSPPFPIKNLTTYKEKIILECALGSQIGFWAVLGYIGLLASFCFVLAVLARKLPDNFNEAKLITFSMLIFCAVWITFIPAYVSSPGKFTVVVEIFAILASSFGLMLCIFAPKCFIIVFKPKKNTKKHLMSKNQS; this comes from the exons ATGCCTGATCCTGTGAAATGCAAAGGAAG CATTATCACCAGTGAACTGCAATCATCACGTGCAATGGTCTTTGCCATAGAAGAGATTAACAacagcacagagctgctgcCCGGAATCAGGCTTGGTTATCAGATCTATGACTCATGTGCATCAGTGCCTGTGGGAGTACATGTggcatttcagtttttgaataGCTTCGACCCTGTGTTTTACACTGGTAACAGTTGTTCTCAATCTGGTATGGTGATGGCTGTTGTTGGTGACTCTGGGTCTACGACATCAATCAGCATAGGACAAGTCATCAGTtcctttaatattgctcaa GTGAGCCACTTTGCAACATGTGCATGCTTATCTGACAAGCAGCAGTATCCAAGTTTTTTAAGAACAATCCCCAGTGATCAGTTCCAAGCTGAAGCTCTAGCCAAGCTGTTAAAACACTTTGGCTGGACTTGGATAGGTGCGGTTCGGTCAGATTCAGATTATGGAAATAATGGAATGGCATCTTTTCTAGAAGCAGCACAGAAAGAGGGGATCTGTGTGGAATACTCTGTATCGTTTTATCGGACTCACCCACAAAGCAAGATTCAGAAAGTAGCAGATGTTATCCGCAG GTctacagctgtggttgttgtggtaTTTGCAGCTATAGGGGACATGAGGATCTTGTTGGAGGAGCTATCACGTGAACCTTCCCCACCTCGACAGTGGATAGCCAGTGAGTCATGGATAACATGCTCTGAATTAACAAGGTTCAGATTCTGTGCTGGGGCCATTGGATTTGGCATTCAGACGTCTGTAATCCCAGGTCTCAGAGACTTCCTGCtgaatctctctttctctcaagTGGCTGCTTCTGAAATACTTACTGAGTTCTGGGAGGATGCGTTCAACTGCACACTGAAAACAA TTTCTGCTGCAGACAAGAAGGTGTGTGATGGAACTGAAGACATACAGAATCTCCAAAACCCATATACTGACACATCTCAGCTTAGAATAACTAACATGGTGTACAAGGATGTGTATGCAATAGCACACGCCACCCATAATGCAGTGTGTCGGGGGAAAAATGACACAGCTAAGTGTGACAAACTAACCAAGTTAGAGTCCAAAGAG GTTTTAACTCAGctgaaaaaagtaaatttttCCCAAAATGGTTATGACGTGTCATTTGACGCTAATGGAGATCCTGTGGCTATTTATGAGCTGGTTAACTGGCAGAAAAGTGAGGGTGGCATCATTGATATGGTAACTGTAGGGATGTATGATGCATCACTGCCAGTGGGCCAGGAGCTCCGGATTGATAGAAACATAACCTGGATGGAGGGTAGTACACAA GTGCCCGTGTCAGTGTGCACAGGCAGTTGTCCTCCAGGAACTCGTAAagtgctgcagaaaggaaaaccCATCTGCTGCTATGACTGCATGCCATGTCCTGAGGGAGAGATCAGTAATACTAcag ACTCAGCTGATTGTTTATCCTGCCATAAAGAATTCTGGCCTAATGCAAAGAGAGACATTTGTATCCCTAAGCCTGTGGAGTTTCTTTCCTTTCAAGACACCCTTGGAATCATCCTGGCTATATTCTCAGTTCTTGGTGCCTGTCTGGCCATCATAACTGCAGCTGTATTTTTTCATCACAGGACATCTCCAGTTGTCAGAGCCAACAACTCTGAGCTGAGCTTCTTGTTGCTCATCTCTCTGACTCTGTGTTTCTTATGTTCATTAACTTTCATTGGAGCACCATCTGAGTGGTCCTGCATGCTGCGTCACACTGCATTTGGCATCACCTTTGTTCTCTGTATCTCCTGTGTACTTGGGAAAACTATAGTGGTTTTAATGGCTTTTAAAGCTACACTTCCAGGTACCAATGTAATGAAATGGTTTGGGCCTCCACAGCAAAGAATGACTGTTGTGTCTTTCACCTTTATTCAAGTTTTAATTTGTACTATTTGGTTGGTACTTAGCCCTCCCTTCCCAATAAAAAATCTAACCACATACAAGGAGAAAATCATACTGGAATGTGCTTTAGGCTCTCAAATTGGCTTCTGGGCTGTGCTCGGGTACATAGGCCTCCTTGcttcattttgctttgttttagctGTTTTAGCACGTAAATTACCTGATAATTTTAATGAAGCCAAACTTATCACCTTCAGCATGCTGATATTCTGTGCAGTGTGGATCACTTTTATCCCAGCATATGTCAGTTCCCCTGGGaaattcactgtggttgtaGAGATTTTTGCCATTCTGGCCTCCAGCTTTGGATTAATGCTGTGTATATTTGCTCCAAAGTGCTTTATCATAGTGTTTAagcccaagaagaacactaagAAACATTTAATGAGCAAAAATCAATCCTAG